The region ATGACGCCCGCGGTGCCGGGGGGCTCGGCCGACAGGTCCGACCCGTTCGGGTACAGCACGCCGTCGCCCAGGTCGCCGCCCCCGGGGTCGGGGTCGGGCGACGGGTCGGGGCCGCCCGGGTCGCCCCCGCCGCCCTCGCCGACGGTGGAGGCCAGGGTGCCGGGGGCCACCTCCAGTTCGGTGCCGTCGGAGAAGGTGACCGTGATCGGCGAGCCGCCGGGGTTGAACGCGGTGTAGGCGCGCCCGTCGCCGTCGGAGAACACCGCGTAGTGGGCGGTGTCGGCCGTGACGGACGCGTCCACGGTGCCGACCTCGGCCAGCGTGGAGATCCACTGATAGGTGTGCGGCTTGGAGCCGCCCGCCTCCGGTTCGTAGGTCTGCCACTGCGCCTCGAACATGTCCAGGGCGGCGTCGCCGTCCGACAGCGCCCGGTGCGCCCAGTGGATGTCGCGCCAGATCTCGGGCTCGCGTCCCAGGCGGTCCACGAGGGACTCGTACATCGCCCCGGCGTGCGCCGGGTCGTGGCCCAGGTAGAGGGAGCCCGCGGTGATCGGCAGGTAGTTGATGCCGTAGTGCTCCTCGTCGCCGCCGTCCCACCAGATGCGGTAGTCGCCGCCGTCGCCCCAGACCATGCCGACCACGTCGTGGCCGAACCCGTCGGGGAAGGCCTCCCCGCCGTGGTCCTGCCAGTAGCGGGTGACGGTGGAGGCCTGGGTGGTGTGCAGGAAGACGCCCAGGTCGCGCAGCTCCTCGTCGCCGGTCAGCGCGCCGAAGAGCGCGGTGGAGGAGGCGAAGTGCATGCCCTCGGAGGACGACTCCTGGTTGTTGCCCGCGGCGAACCCGGCGTGGCCGGAGGCCCAGCCGTGCCCGGCGTAGGGGGAGAAGGAGCGCAGGCGGGGGAAGAGGCCGGCCTCGGTGGCGGCCACGTCGTCGATGACCATGCGCACCATGCCGCCCCAGGCGTCCTCGGCCGCCCAGCCCCGGTCGTAGCGGGCGATGGTGGCGGCGGCCGAGACCAGGTAGCCGTAGTGGAAGTCGTGGTCGTTGAGCTCGGTGGTGGCGCCGAAGCTGTCCGGGTAGCCCAGGAGCGTCCCCCAGTCGGCCTCGTAGTGCAGGCCGCGGCCGCCCCCGGCGGTCAGCCAGTCCTCGACGCGCCCCTTGAGCAGGCCCAGGAGCTCGTCGCGGGCCTCGGTGTACCCGATGGAGTCCGCGATGGGCACTAGCTGGGCCAGGCGGCCCATGGCCTTGCCGTCCCAGTAGGTGTCGCCGGGGGAGGGGAAGTGCGCGTCCTCGGCGAGGACCTCGTCGATGAGCAGGCGCAGCCGGTCGTGGTCGGCGGAGTCGACGGTGGGCAGGCTCGGCAGGATGCCCTGCGTGGTCAGCTCCGTGGTGAAGGAGCCGCCCAGCGCCACGCGCATCTCCCCGCGCGGGGAGGCGTAGGACAGGCCGGCGACCTCGTCGTCGCTGTTGCCCCAGTGGTGCGGGTACATCGCCAGGACGGTGCCCTCGGCGCCGCCCTCCAGCGCCTCGGTCTCCACCCGGTAGGTGCTGGTGAGGGTGGCGGCCGCCTCGTCGTAGTCGTACTCGACGACGGAGCCGGTGACGGCGGAGTGGGCGTAGGGGGCGAAGTCGTCCAGCGCGTCCGGCGAGGGCAGCAGGGCGACGGAGTAGTGCCCGCCGTCCCCGGTGGGCGCGGTGAAGGTGTCCCCCGAGCGGGTCCAGGGGGACCCGGTGGGGGAGAAGAGGGCGTAGTGGTTGCCGTTGACGGTGGCGCCGACCGTCGAGCCCTCCTCGTGCCAGACGTCCGGCGAACCGGTGAAGGCCACCTCGGCGTCGCCGCCGTCGGTGCGGGCGTGCGCGAAGGGCAGGCCCTGGCCGATGGTGACGTCCAGGGTGGGGCCGCCCGACCAGCGGGCGGTCACGGTCCAGTCGCCGCTGTCGGCGACCCGGGTGTCGGGGGAGTCCAGGCCGACGGCGCCCAGGGAGAGGTCAGCGGTGTGCGGGAACTCGTACTTGAGGCCGTCCGCGACCAGCCGGGGCTCGCGGGGGTGGCCCATCTCCAGGCCCCCGGCGTGGGGCCGGTAGGTGGCCGGGTGAGCGTAGAGGTTCTCGCCGTAGGGGTTGTCCGGGTAGCGCTGGAAGATGAGTGAGGACCACCACTCGTTGGTGGGTGCCGGTCCTTCGAAGTCCTCGGTGACCTTGGGGTCGACCGGCGCCCCGTTGAGGTCGGAGGGGCCGGTGGCGCCGGCGGGGAGGGCGTCGTCGTAGCTCCCGGCGCCGACCGGGACGAGGGCCGCGGCCGCGGCGGGGGCCGCGTTCGGGCCTGCGGTGAGGGCGGTGGTGGTCAGGGCGGTCGCGCCGCCGATCGCGAGCGCCGCCAGGACGGCGGCGGTGCCGCGGCCGGGGGACCGTCGGGAGGGGGCGGGGGGCGGGTGGTTGTCGTCCATCGGTGCGCCTCTCTGGGTTCAGCGGGGGGTTCGCGCATGGGAGCGCTCCCATGCGTGAGGAACCGTGCTCAGAGTGTGCTCAGGCGAAGATGTGAGCGCAATGGAGGAAACTTCGAAAGTTTCTGTTTTGTTACCGTGGTCGGCTCCCGTGGCCGGCGGGAACCGGCACACCCCGCGAACCGTGCGGAGCGCGAGGGGCGGGGGAGGAGCTTCAGGGCACCGCTCGCCGGCGGTGGCGGGCGACGGGCAGGGGGCCTCGTCGGAGGCGTCCGTTGGGGGCGGCGGTGGGCGACGGGCGGGAGTGGACGACGCCCCGGGCGTCGGCCCGCTCTGGTACGAAGGGATCATGGCCACCACCCCTGACCCCACCCTCACCACCGACCCCGCCGACGGGGACCTGCGCGAGCGCGCCGAGGCGCACCTGCGCGCCCTGGCCGGGGACTCCGCCCGGCTGCGCGAGGACCAGTGGACCGCGATCCACGCCCTGGTCGCCGAGCGGCGCCGGGCCCTGGTCGTCCAGCGCACCGGCTGGGGCAAGTCGGCGGTGTACTTCGTGGCCACCGCCCTGCTGCGGGCCCGGGGCGCGGGTCCCACCGTCATCGTCTCGCCGCTGCTGGCCCTCATGCGCAACCAGATCTCCGCCGCCGAGCGCGCGGGCATCCGCGCCCGCACCGTCAACAGCGCCAACACCACCGACTGGCAGGCCGTCTACGCCGACGTGGAGGCGGGCGGGGTCGACGTGCTGCTGGTCAGCCCCGAGCGCCTCAACAACCCCGAGTTCCGC is a window of Nocardiopsis changdeensis DNA encoding:
- a CDS encoding glycosyl hydrolase encodes the protein MDDNHPPPAPSRRSPGRGTAAVLAALAIGGATALTTTALTAGPNAAPAAAAALVPVGAGSYDDALPAGATGPSDLNGAPVDPKVTEDFEGPAPTNEWWSSLIFQRYPDNPYGENLYAHPATYRPHAGGLEMGHPREPRLVADGLKYEFPHTADLSLGAVGLDSPDTRVADSGDWTVTARWSGGPTLDVTIGQGLPFAHARTDGGDAEVAFTGSPDVWHEEGSTVGATVNGNHYALFSPTGSPWTRSGDTFTAPTGDGGHYSVALLPSPDALDDFAPYAHSAVTGSVVEYDYDEAAATLTSTYRVETEALEGGAEGTVLAMYPHHWGNSDDEVAGLSYASPRGEMRVALGGSFTTELTTQGILPSLPTVDSADHDRLRLLIDEVLAEDAHFPSPGDTYWDGKAMGRLAQLVPIADSIGYTEARDELLGLLKGRVEDWLTAGGGRGLHYEADWGTLLGYPDSFGATTELNDHDFHYGYLVSAAATIARYDRGWAAEDAWGGMVRMVIDDVAATEAGLFPRLRSFSPYAGHGWASGHAGFAAGNNQESSSEGMHFASSTALFGALTGDEELRDLGVFLHTTQASTVTRYWQDHGGEAFPDGFGHDVVGMVWGDGGDYRIWWDGGDEEHYGINYLPITAGSLYLGHDPAHAGAMYESLVDRLGREPEIWRDIHWAHRALSDGDAALDMFEAQWQTYEPEAGGSKPHTYQWISTLAEVGTVDASVTADTAHYAVFSDGDGRAYTAFNPGGSPITVTFSDGTELEVAPGTLASTVGEGGGGDPGGPDPSPDPDPGGGDLGDGVLYPNGSDLSAEPPGTAGVITVPDAGGANRDGDPPADAVVLELEGVSGSFDGGETAFSLPVDSGASVANAVQVRVEYDFDGDGTVDRTETYPYFATDDVTGWETHTQGRGPSSVSGGFADLDGGTVRLKIWSALGTADSSVRTGADGGATLTVPFGG